The DNA region TTTTCTTAGACTTACGGATACCACGCTCCATGAATTGAGCCAACTGGTCTACGTCGGTAGAATCTTCTGGAATGATAGCTGCCTCTGCTCCACTGGCGATAGCTGAATTCTGCGCCAGGAAACCGGCATCACGGCCCATCACCTCGATAAAGAAGATACGCTCGTGGCTCTGCGCAGTATCACGGATGCGGTCTACACATTCTACGATGGTATTCATCGTAGTATCATAACCGATTGTATTGTCTGTACCATAAAGGTCATTATCAATTGTTCCTGGCAATCCGATGCAGCATACATCAAACTCACGTGCGAAATTCATCGCACCTGTCAGCGAACCGTTACCGCCAATCACGACAAGCGCATCTATTTCCTCTTTCTGAATCGTTTCAAATGCCTTCTGACGACCTTCTTCGGTCATGAATTCCTTAGAACGGGCTGTCTTCAGCATCGTACCACCTGTGCCGATGATACCGCTTACATTCTCTGTAGAAAAGGTTTTAATTTCATCATTGATGAGACCATCGTAACCACGATAGATACCTTTCACAGTGAAACCGTTGTAGATAGCCGAACGGGTAACCGCACGGATAGCAGCATTCATACCTGGAGCATCTCCTCCAGATGTTAAAATTCCAATAGTCTTAATCTTTGCCATAACTATACCTTATTATATTATATATATTTTTTTAATGTTAGTTTATTATCCTCTCAGGATGATGTTTTTCATCCATTACCCCTACATATACAGTAGGTATCCAAGGGTATACCCCTTGCTTTGTTTGGGTTTATCGATTTAAAGAATTAGGTTTGCAGCACCAGCCACCAGGATATGAGAGAGCCAAAGGATAGCAAGTCCGATGACGCCACCCATCAAAGCTTTCCAGCCAATATTGCGGAAATACCATCCCATGTGCATACGTTCCATCTTCATCAGGGCAAGACCGCTGATTGTACCGATACCAAGAACGTTACCACCAGCCATTACGCAATATGCAATCATCTGCCAGTAGATACCATTGGTATGATAATCAGCAAGCATGCTGAATGAAGGATCATTCACATTTGCCAGATCATGAAGGGAGAAAAAGTTCATGGCTGTAGCAAAGTTGTCAAGTACAGTACTGATGATACCAGCCAAGACGCCATGCAACAGCACGCCAGGACGCTTATCATCCATACCGACAGAGTTGAGAAGAGTAGCAAAATCGTCAAAAGCGCCGGTCTCCTTCACCACTCCGATGGCAAGCATGATACCCATCACGAAGAGAATCATCTGGACGACTCCGTATTGGAACACTCTAGGAGTACGACGGTCAGCCATCGCATCCATATTCATGAGTTTACGGTTGAATATCTCGTTCACAATCCAAAGTACGCCCAATACGCAGAGCGCACCGAGGAAAGGACTTAATTTCGTAATATTATGGAAGGTAGGGATAAACCACAATCCACCGATGCCCACAAAGAGCATCAGCAAGCGCTGCCATACATTGAGACGGGTATCATCCCCGCGGTATGGCATAGCAATCCATTCTGTCTCTACTCTTTCAGGCAGCATGCGCTGCATCATCAACAACGGAATGAGCCAAGCTGCAAGACATGGCAGCAGAAGCGACAGGAAATAATGAGTAGCCGTTACAGCACCCATATTCCACATCACCAGTCCTTCCGGATTTCCGATAACGGTAAGAGCTCCGCCACAGTTGGCAGAAAGAAGAATGGCACCTCCATACACCATGCGCTGACGACGGTTTGGAATTACTCCATGCATCATCGTAAGCATCATCACTGTTGTAGTAAGATTATCGAGATTTGCCGAGATAACAAAGGTTACGGCAGCGAGAATCCATAGCATTTTTTTGGCGCTTCGGGTACGTAACAACTGGCGTATAAAATCGAAGCAACCATTGTTATTGAGAATTTCAACTATCGTCATAGTAGCAAGCAGGAATAGTACGATTTCTGCTGCTCTACCCACATAAGGAAGGAAGATGTTACGGGCAATAAAATACTTCACCGTTGTACTGGTGGATTCTATCTCGTTCCACATTCCGAGATTCAGATAGCGTGAATAATCTGAAGAGTGTTCACTGGTCACGAAGTCCATACCGAAACAGATATAGAGAACCCATCCTACCGTTCCAGCAAAAATGGCTACGGCAGCACGGTTCACCTTGGTAATATTCTCGGTTGCAATGAGAATATATGCCAATATCAGTATGGCAAGGATGACTAGTGTCATATCATTAATTTTATTATATTCATTACATTTTGAGCGCAAAGGTAACAATTATTTTGTTATCGCCAACATTTCGGTATCTTTTTTTAATGAATTTAACTCATTTTCATACAAATGAAAATTTCGTCCGTTTTTTTCTTTCGCTATTATTTATCTTTCCTCTTCATTTCATCATAGAATCAGATGAAAACACGGATTACAGAGAAAAACATCACAGGAAGAAATATCGAGGAGGAAGTTATCAGAATATTAAAAGGTTATGTTTATATATATTATATGTATTTCCCCCGAAGGAGCCCACCAAAAATAGTGATTTTAGTTAAATATTACTAACAAAAAGAAGAAAATCAAGAGTAAATGCCTGTAACTCAAAGAAAATGAGTAATTTTGCGCCCGATTTATACAATTCACATAAAGTCAAACTTTATTAATTTTAATTTTTTAATTATTTTTTATGTCAGATTTAAAGAACGTAAAGCCATTGGACGACTTCAATTGGGATGAGTTTGAGAATGGCACAAGCGCAAACGTCAGCAAAACAGACCTCGAGAAGGCCTATGACGAAACTCTTAACAAGGTAACAGAACACCAGGTTGTAGAGGGAACAGTAATCTCTGTAGACAAGAAAGAGGTTATCGTAAACATCGGTTACAAGAGCGATGGTATTATCCCAGCTTCTGAATTCCGTTACAACCCAGACCTCAAGGTAGGCGACAAGGTTGAGGTTTATGTAGAGAACCAGGAGGACGTAAAGGGCCAGCTGGTACTCTCTCACAAGAAGGCTCGCCTCAGCAAGTCTTGGGAGCGTGTGAATGCAGCTCTCGAGAACGAGGAAGTTATCCAGGGTTACATCAAGTGCCGCACTAAGGGCGGTATGATCGTTGACGTTTTCGGTATCGAAGCTTTCTTGCCAGGAAGCCAGATCGACGTTCACCCTATACGCGACTACGACGTATTCGTAGGCAAGACAATGGAGTTCAAGGTTGTAAAGATCAACCAGGAGTTCCGCAATGTCGTTGTATCTCACAAGGCTCTCATCGAGCAGGAGCTCGAGCAGCAGCGTAAGGAGATCATCGGCAAGCTCGAGAAGGGTCAGATCCTCGAGGGTACCGTTAAGAACATCACTACTTACGGTGTATTCGTTGACCTCGGCGGTGTTGACGGTTTGATCCACATCACAGACCTCTCTTGGGGCCGCGTAAGCGATCCACACGAGGTTGTATCTCTCGACCAGAAGATCAACGTTGTTATCCTCGACTTCGATGAGGAGAAGAAGCGTATCGCTCTCGGTTTGAAGCAGCTCACTCCACATCCATGGGATGCCCTCGACGAGAACCTCAAGGTAGGTGATCACGTGAAGGGTAAGGTAGTGGTTATGGCTGACTATGGTGCATTCGTTGAGATTGCTCCAGGTGTAGAGGGCTTGATCCACGTATCTGAGATGTCTTGGAGCCAGCACTTGCGTTCTGCTCAGGACTTCATGAAGGTAGGTGACGAGGTAGAGGCAGTTATCCTGACTCTCGACCGCGCTGAGCGCAAGATGAGCCTTGGTATCAAGCAGCTCAAGGAAGATCCATGGGAGGCTATCGAGACTAAGTATCCTGTTGGTAGCAAGCACACAGCTAAGGTTCGCAACTTCACTAACTTCGGTATCTTCGTAGAGCTTGAGGAAGGTGTTGATGGTTTGATCCACATCTCTGACCTCTCTTGGACTAAGAAGGTTAAGCACCCATCTGAGTTCACTTCTGTAGGCGCTTCTATCGACGTAGTAGTTCTCGAAATCGATAAGGAGAACCGTCGCTTGAGCCTCGGCCACAAGCAGTTGGAGAAGAACCCATGGGATGAGTATGAGGCAATCTACACTCCAGGTTCTGTTCACCAGGGTACTATCACTGAGTTGATGGACAAGGGTGCTGTTGTAGCTCTCGCTGAGGGTGGTGAAGGTTTCGCTACTCCTAAGCACCTCACTAAGGAGGACGGCACAGTGGCTAAGAAGGGCGAAACTCTCGACTTCAAGGTTATCGAGTTCGTTAAGGAGACAAAACGCATCATCCTCTCTCACTCTCGTACATTCGAGGAGGGTAACGAGCCAGTTGCTAAACCAGCTCACAAGCGTGCAAACGGCGGTCGCAAGAGCAACAACGAGACAGCTATGATCAACAACGTTGCTGCTAGCACATCACTCGGTGATATCGATGCACTCGCTAAGTTGAAGGCTCAGATGGAGGGCAAGGCTTAATCTTAAACAGATCAGGCATTTGCTATTCATTAGCTAAATAACATTCAGGGGACTGAAATTTCAGTAATGAGATTTCAGTCCCCTTTTTTATTATGTGTATTTAAAAAAAATAAACTATCGGACACTATCTGCCATCTTCGGTAAACTCATCTCGACTAATTCATGTCCTAAAACCACTAATTCATGGTATTTTTCTATCAAAACATGTCGAAAATCATAAAAACCTTTGGCGGTTTCGAGTTTTCTGTTTATCTTTGCAACCGATAAAGCAATAATTTATATGAGCTAGAGAAATCATTCTCTCGAGAATTATCTGAAAAGAAAGAGAAGCGATTCTCCAGATTACAAAAGGAAAAGAAAGTTTAAGATATGAAACAGTCAAGATTTATAGTAGCTGCTCTATCAATGAGTTGTATCACTACCCTCTCCTCCTGCTTTAAGGAAGAACCACTCAATGCCGAATGCGACATCGAGCAGGCATACATACATGCAGACAACAAGATTTTATTTACTAATCCATCTGATACATTGGTCAATGTGCAGAGTGATACGACAAAAATCGAGTTCACGATGACGCAATTCGCAAACCTCAAAAAGCAGGCGCCTATGTTTCGACTTTCTCAAGGAGCCACAATCCAGCCGGAAAGCGGAAGCGTACACGATTTCTCCAAAGGTCCAGTTACATACGTGGTTACATCGGAAAACAAGCAATGGAGTCGCACCTATCAGGTAAGCATCAAGAAGGGACAGACTACTATACTAAACGAGAAAGAATTCGAATTTGAAGACGCATACCTCAGCAAGGGATACTACAACTGGCAGGAAAATTGGAATGGAGATATTCTCGGCATCTGGGCAACCGGAAACTCAGGATACAAAATTAGCAATTCTTCTGCTAAACCCGAGGAATATCCTACCGTGATGATAAAAGACGGCTATAAGGGCAAAGGCGTGAAGCTCACTACTAAGCGCACCAGCAAGCTCGCAGACATAGTACACAAGCCTATCGCTGCCGGCAACCTTTTCATCGGACAGTTTGATGCCACCGATGCACTGAACGATGCTATGAAGGCAACAAAGTTCGGTCGCCCATTCAGTTTTAGTGCCAAACCGGTAAAGTTGGAAGGCTGGTATAAGTATCAGGCTGGCGAAAAATTCACCGACAAGAATATGCAAGAACTTGACCGCCATGACTACGGAACCATTTATGCTGTACTCTATGAGAACATCGATGAAAAAGGAAATGCCGTATTGCTCTACGGAGATAATGTACAGACCAGCAAACAGATAGTAGCACTTGCCCTGGTAGGTGAAACCCATGATGACAACGGAAAAGTTGCTATTGGAAACACAAAGGAATGGCATCACTTCAGCGTAGATTTCAAGTATAAGAAAGCCATAGACCCAATCAAGTTGAAGAATGGTGGCTACAGTCTCACTATTGTCAGTTCATCCAGTTCAGATGGAGCTAACTTCCTGGGTGCCGTAGGCAGTACCCTTTGGATAGACAGTTTCAAGTTGATTTGCGAATAAGCTAAGGAGGAAACTATATAATGAAGAAGATAACAATATTAGCTCTCCTGCTGACATGGGGCACTGCTACATGGGCAGAAGAAAATGAGAATCAGAAGACTGAGGAGCACAAGCAGGTAGAAGAAAGCAAGCGTACCTCGTGGAACAAATATCTTCACGGCTACCAGTATCAGGCTCGCGTGGCGTATAATATCGGAGGCACAGCCCCTATCGGTCTTCCAGCCACCATCCGTACACTACACAGCTATACCCTGCAACCTAACTTCAGTCTGGGTATCGATGCTTATCACCCACTTTCAGGCAAATGGGGATTCGTCGGAGGACTTCACTTCGAAAACAAGGGCATGAAGATTGATGCAGGCGTAAAAAACTATTATATGAGAATAGTACGTGGCGGAGAAGAACTGAAAGGTATATTTACAGGCAACGTGGTTACGAAGGTAGACATGAGTCTTATCACAGTACCATTGCAGGCAACATACGACATTTGCGACAACCTCCGTTTCAAGTTGGGTCCGTATGTTAGCTATGTAACATCAAAGAAGTTTGAAGGCTGGGCATACGATGGTTACTTGCGCCGCCAGGAGGAAGGTCATCCTAAGGGCGATCCTACCGGACAAAAGGTAAAGTTGGGTCATGATGAAGGCGAGCGTGGTGATTACGATTTCAGCGATGACATGCGCAACTGGCAGGTGGGCGTAGATTTCGGAATAGACTGGCGCTTGAACAACCGTTGGGGCCTCTGCGCCGACCTGAGCTGGGGTCTGAACGGCATCTTCAAGAAAGATTTCGAGACCATCGAGCAGACGATGTATCCTATCTACGGCAGCGTAGGTATCACGTATCAGCTGAAGTAATATATAATATAATGTACGCGTACATTATTCTATAAATAAATAGAAACAATACAATAATTTTTTATTAATACACAAAAAAGAAAAATGAAAAAGTTTATTTATTTAATGGCCATGGTCTGCACCCTTGGCTTCTTCACTGCTTGTAGCAGCGATGATGATGACAATGAAAAAGACAACTTCGTGCGCAACGAGAAGATTGAAGGAACCTGGAAGGTACAGGAAGTAGGTTCTGATGCAAATGGCAATCCTACAGGTTCAGTTGTATTAAACTGGGAAGGTTCTGATGATGCAACCATTACTATCCCAGGCTTTATAGATGACCCATATCCTGTAAAGGATGCCATCAAAATGGCTCCAATGTTACTCAACACCCAACTCAGAAGCGTTTTGCAGGATGTAACCTTCAATGAGAAGGGACAGATTTCTGCAACTTATAAGGAAGAGTCTGATGACAAGGACTGGAAGCTTGCTAACGATTACGCTTCATACCAGGTAGTTAACGAGAATATGATTACCTTATTCCTGAATACAACCAAGATTACAGAAGACATCAACGATGCTCAGGAGAAGGCAATGATTACTAACATGTTTAAGACCGGTATTCCTGTACACGTATCTTATCCAGCAACCAACAAGGTATATTTCTATGTTGACAAGGATTTCGTAGCTCCTATCATCGCAATGCTTTATGCTCAGGTTAACAAGATTCCTCCTACAGGTATGGACAAGGAAGATTTGGCACGATTCATGATTTTGACAGTTGTCAATCAGCTTCCTGCCATCATGGAAAAGACCACCAAGTTTGAGGCAGGTATTGAGTTGATCAAGTAAAGAGAAAGAACTATAAATCATCAAGCTGAGGGTGTGTCATAAGTCCATAATAATGGAACATGACACACCCTTATTTTATTAATCGGCTTATTGTCGTACAACTAAAGGATGTATAGTCGTACAACTAAAGATGTTGTCACTAGGCTCGGCAGCTCTGCCGAGCCTAGTGGGAATCTTCTAGAAGCAGGCTTCTAATACCTTAGAACCAATCTCCTTTCACCTCATATTCTATATCTTTGAACCTAGCCAAACGGCTTAATGCGCTTACACAGTAATCTCGTTTAGCCTGCTCAGTAGTCTCATTTCGCTTGCTCAGTCGTATTATCTTGCCTATTCAAGTCTAATATGGTCGCGTTTTAGACGTTCTTACAAGCGAGAACGTCTGGATTTTTATGGCACAAAAAAAGATTGCATCAGCGAAAATACTTCCAACCAATGCAATCTTCAGTTTTCTTTAATCTAGAGGCTAAACACTTTCTTACGAGAAAAATCACGGAAGAAAAGAGCCTAGCGTCGGATTTACTTCACCTTTGCAACGATAGCCTTGAAAGCCTCAGGGTTGTTTACAGCGAGGTCAGCGAGAACCTTACGGTTGATCTCGATACCAGCCTTGTGAAGAGCACCCATCAACTGGCTGTAGCTCATACCATCGAGGCGAGCAGCAGCGTTGATACGCTGGATCCACAATGCGCGGAATGTGCGCTTCTTGTTACGACGATCGCGATAAGCGTAGGTAAGACCCTTCTCCCAAGTGTTCTTAGCTACTGTCCATACATTCTTGCGAGCTCCATAGTAACCCTTAGTGAGCTTCAAGATTCTTGTTCTTTTTGCTTTTGATGCAACGTGATTTACTGATCTTGGCATAATTTTTTTTCTTTAAAAGTTCGACTAAAAAGTTAATAATTAACGGAGGCAGAGCAAGTCGCGAACCTGCTTCAAGTTTGAACGGTCTACGAGAGTCTCACCAAGGAGATTTCTCTTCTGCTTCTTTGTCTTCTTAGTCAAGATGTGACTGTGAAAAGCGTGATGACGCTTAATCTTACCTGTACCGGTGAAACGGAATCTCTTCTTTGCGCCGGAATTAGTCTTTACTTTTGGCATTTTTACTTTTAATTTTAAATTGTTATTTATTATAGCGATGGCAACGCATATACCAGGGCGTTACGCATCTTTTTTTTCTTAATCCTCTGTTCCTTCTGCAAGTTTCTTCAGAGCATCGCCGCCTTTAGCATTGGCGAGCAAGCCATTCTTCTCAGCATTAGCAGCGCGCTCAGCATCTGCAGCAGCCTTAGCTTCAGCCTCTCGCTTCTCACGGTCCATCTTCTGCTGGCTCTTCTTTGCAGTACCAGCCTTCTTAGGACTCATGTAGAGGAACATCTTCTTACCTTCAAGCTTTGGCATCTGCTCCACCTTTCCGTACTCTTCCAAATCATTGGCGAAACGGAGAAGAAGAACCTCACCCTGCTCCTTGAAGAGAATAGAGCGACCACGGAAGAAAACGTATGCACGAACCTTGTTACCCTCGTTGAGGAACTCCATAGCGTGCTTGAGCTTGAACTGATAGTCGTGCTCATCGGTCTGAGGTCCGAAACGGATTTCCTTGGTCTCCACCTTTACCTGCTTCTGCTTCATTTCCTTTGCATGCTTTTTCTGCTGGTAAAGGAATTTAGAATAGTCAACTATACGGCAAACTGGTGGTTGCGCATTAGGAGATATCTCGACTAAGTCAAGCTCTTGCTGACGAGCCAACTCCAACGCCTTACGTGCTGGCATCACTTCTGCTCCACCATCACTCACTACTCTCACGTCGCGTGCACGAATCTGTTCGTTTACGCGGTACTGATTTTTCATTTTGTCATTTTTCATTAACTATTCGATATATTCTTTTTTGTCTTTTTGATTAAACGGCTGCAAAGTTACGATTATTTTGTGAAACCACCAAATTTTCAGTGGGTTATTTTCATTTTTGCCCGCAGATTCTTTGTTTTTCTAATGGATTTAATGTTTTACCCCCACAGATTGATATATTTAATCCCGCAAATTGATATATTTAATCCCGCAAATTGATATATTTTAGTCCCACAGATTTCACAGATTAACACAGATCTTTATGATAAAGAAACTAAATCTGTAAAAATCTGTGAAATCTGTGGGACTTAAGAAAACAATAAATCAGTGGGGACTAAGAAAAGCTTTCAATCCATGGGAGTATATCCATTGACTTTACGGAAGATTGATTTTCGTATATCTGTGGTGGAAAAATTGACCAATATTCCAAGATGCTTCTTCGCCACACGCAAATACGTAAGCAATTGCTTATGAAAGACATCTTTCATTTCTGTCACAGACTTCAGTTCGACTATGACTTTATCTTCTACAAGAATATCCAGACGGAAATCTACAGGCAAAACCTTACCATCATACATGACATCCAACTTTACCTGATTCTCTACCCTAAGTCCATCTTTGCGCAACTGATAGCACAGAGCTGCTTCATAAACCGACTCAAGTAAACCTGGTCCCAATTCATTATAAACCTTATAAATAGCTCCAATGATCTTATAAGATATCTCATTTTCTGTCATAACCAAACGATTTTAAAATCCTCCTTAACAAAAAAAAACTCCCACAGACGTCACAGTTGTTACAGATATTCAACAGAACACACAAAAATCTGTGTAAATCTGTGAAATCTGTGGGACTAAACCCTCAACACAAAAAATCTGTGGGACAGAGCCCTCAACAGAAAAAATCTGTGTAAATCTGTGAAATCTGCGGGAGATTAGAAAATATCAATCTGCGGGATTACTCCTCAGCTGCCTTCAGCTGCTCTGCAACCTCGGCATTGATGCGCTGAGCGAACTCTTCCATGCTCATGGTAGCCTGTTCGCCACCACCCTGCTTACGCATAGATACCAAGCCCTCGGCACTCTCCTTCTCACCAACGATGACCATGTAAGGAACACGCTTCAACTCGTTGTCGCGAATCTTGCGGCCAATCTTCTCATTACGGTCATCAACCAAAGCACGTACACCCTGCTTGTCAAGATACTGACGTACCTTCTGAGCATAATCGTTAAACTTCTCAGAGATAGGAAGAATTGCAACCTGGTCTGGAGTCAACCACAATGGGAAGTGACCGGCGGTATGCTCGATGAGAACGGCTGTGAATCGCTCCAGTGAACCGAATGGTGCACGGTGAATCATCACAGGAGTCTTCTTTGAGTTATCCTCGGCTGTATACTCCAACTTGAAACGCTCTGGCAAGTTGTAGTCCACCTGGATGGTACCCAACTGCCAACGACGACCGATGGCATCCTTTACCATGAAGTCGAGCTTAGGACCATAGAAGGCAGCCTCGCCAACCTCCTCGCGTGTCTCAAGGCCCTTCTCCTTGCAAGCCTCGCGGATAGCGTTCTCGCTCTCTTCCCAAATCTCATCAGAACCGATATACTTCTCTGTATCCTTAGGATCGCGGAGAGAAATCTGTGCCTCGTAGTTCTCAAAACCGAAGATCTTGAATACTTTCAGGATTACGTCGATTACATTCTCGAACTCAGCCTTTACCTGCTCTGGACGAACGAAAATGT from Segatella copri includes:
- the pfkA gene encoding 6-phosphofructokinase codes for the protein MAKIKTIGILTSGGDAPGMNAAIRAVTRSAIYNGFTVKGIYRGYDGLINDEIKTFSTENVSGIIGTGGTMLKTARSKEFMTEEGRQKAFETIQKEEIDALVVIGGNGSLTGAMNFAREFDVCCIGLPGTIDNDLYGTDNTIGYDTTMNTIVECVDRIRDTAQSHERIFFIEVMGRDAGFLAQNSAIASGAEAAIIPEDSTDVDQLAQFMERGIRKSKKSCIVIVSESPKCGALYYADRVRKEFPEFDVRVSILGHLQRGGRPSARDRILASRTGCGAIEAIMQGQRNVMIGVRNNEVVYVPLSEAIRSDKPFDRKLIKVLDELSI
- a CDS encoding SLC13 family permease: MTLVILAILILAYILIATENITKVNRAAVAIFAGTVGWVLYICFGMDFVTSEHSSDYSRYLNLGMWNEIESTSTTVKYFIARNIFLPYVGRAAEIVLFLLATMTIVEILNNNGCFDFIRQLLRTRSAKKMLWILAAVTFVISANLDNLTTTVMMLTMMHGVIPNRRQRMVYGGAILLSANCGGALTVIGNPEGLVMWNMGAVTATHYFLSLLLPCLAAWLIPLLMMQRMLPERVETEWIAMPYRGDDTRLNVWQRLLMLFVGIGGLWFIPTFHNITKLSPFLGALCVLGVLWIVNEIFNRKLMNMDAMADRRTPRVFQYGVVQMILFVMGIMLAIGVVKETGAFDDFATLLNSVGMDDKRPGVLLHGVLAGIISTVLDNFATAMNFFSLHDLANVNDPSFSMLADYHTNGIYWQMIAYCVMAGGNVLGIGTISGLALMKMERMHMGWYFRNIGWKALMGGVIGLAILWLSHILVAGAANLIL
- the rpsA gene encoding 30S ribosomal protein S1; protein product: MSDLKNVKPLDDFNWDEFENGTSANVSKTDLEKAYDETLNKVTEHQVVEGTVISVDKKEVIVNIGYKSDGIIPASEFRYNPDLKVGDKVEVYVENQEDVKGQLVLSHKKARLSKSWERVNAALENEEVIQGYIKCRTKGGMIVDVFGIEAFLPGSQIDVHPIRDYDVFVGKTMEFKVVKINQEFRNVVVSHKALIEQELEQQRKEIIGKLEKGQILEGTVKNITTYGVFVDLGGVDGLIHITDLSWGRVSDPHEVVSLDQKINVVILDFDEEKKRIALGLKQLTPHPWDALDENLKVGDHVKGKVVVMADYGAFVEIAPGVEGLIHVSEMSWSQHLRSAQDFMKVGDEVEAVILTLDRAERKMSLGIKQLKEDPWEAIETKYPVGSKHTAKVRNFTNFGIFVELEEGVDGLIHISDLSWTKKVKHPSEFTSVGASIDVVVLEIDKENRRLSLGHKQLEKNPWDEYEAIYTPGSVHQGTITELMDKGAVVALAEGGEGFATPKHLTKEDGTVAKKGETLDFKVIEFVKETKRIILSHSRTFEEGNEPVAKPAHKRANGGRKSNNETAMINNVAASTSLGDIDALAKLKAQMEGKA
- a CDS encoding PCMD domain-containing protein, producing the protein MKQSRFIVAALSMSCITTLSSCFKEEPLNAECDIEQAYIHADNKILFTNPSDTLVNVQSDTTKIEFTMTQFANLKKQAPMFRLSQGATIQPESGSVHDFSKGPVTYVVTSENKQWSRTYQVSIKKGQTTILNEKEFEFEDAYLSKGYYNWQENWNGDILGIWATGNSGYKISNSSAKPEEYPTVMIKDGYKGKGVKLTTKRTSKLADIVHKPIAAGNLFIGQFDATDALNDAMKATKFGRPFSFSAKPVKLEGWYKYQAGEKFTDKNMQELDRHDYGTIYAVLYENIDEKGNAVLLYGDNVQTSKQIVALALVGETHDDNGKVAIGNTKEWHHFSVDFKYKKAIDPIKLKNGGYSLTIVSSSSSDGANFLGAVGSTLWIDSFKLICE
- a CDS encoding porin family protein, producing MKKITILALLLTWGTATWAEENENQKTEEHKQVEESKRTSWNKYLHGYQYQARVAYNIGGTAPIGLPATIRTLHSYTLQPNFSLGIDAYHPLSGKWGFVGGLHFENKGMKIDAGVKNYYMRIVRGGEELKGIFTGNVVTKVDMSLITVPLQATYDICDNLRFKLGPYVSYVTSKKFEGWAYDGYLRRQEEGHPKGDPTGQKVKLGHDEGERGDYDFSDDMRNWQVGVDFGIDWRLNNRWGLCADLSWGLNGIFKKDFETIEQTMYPIYGSVGITYQLK
- the rplT gene encoding 50S ribosomal protein L20 yields the protein MPRSVNHVASKAKRTRILKLTKGYYGARKNVWTVAKNTWEKGLTYAYRDRRNKKRTFRALWIQRINAAARLDGMSYSQLMGALHKAGIEINRKVLADLAVNNPEAFKAIVAKVK
- the rpmI gene encoding 50S ribosomal protein L35, whose translation is MPKVKTNSGAKKRFRFTGTGKIKRHHAFHSHILTKKTKKQKRNLLGETLVDRSNLKQVRDLLCLR
- the infC gene encoding translation initiation factor IF-3 gives rise to the protein MKNDKMKNQYRVNEQIRARDVRVVSDGGAEVMPARKALELARQQELDLVEISPNAQPPVCRIVDYSKFLYQQKKHAKEMKQKQVKVETKEIRFGPQTDEHDYQFKLKHAMEFLNEGNKVRAYVFFRGRSILFKEQGEVLLLRFANDLEEYGKVEQMPKLEGKKMFLYMSPKKAGTAKKSQQKMDREKREAEAKAAADAERAANAEKNGLLANAKGGDALKKLAEGTED
- a CDS encoding GxxExxY protein, with amino-acid sequence MTENEISYKIIGAIYKVYNELGPGLLESVYEAALCYQLRKDGLRVENQVKLDVMYDGKVLPVDFRLDILVEDKVIVELKSVTEMKDVFHKQLLTYLRVAKKHLGILVNFSTTDIRKSIFRKVNGYTPMD